The Medicago truncatula cultivar Jemalong A17 chromosome 4, MtrunA17r5.0-ANR, whole genome shotgun sequence genome includes a region encoding these proteins:
- the LOC11445171 gene encoding uncharacterized protein has product MKKKPMESVNDLIQEFKLRTLWWALSIFAVSYFLTHTSKSMWMNVPMSILFVCALRIIVNNVEFRWKVKQPRSHTYLSHLEKKQLSLNDPRLSSVPPPVKWKRKIDSPVVEDAMADFIDKILKDFVVDLWYSEITPDREFPDQIRAIIMDVLAEISARVKEINLVDLLTRDLVDLVGDHLELFRRNQAAIGVDVMKTLSTEERDDRLKFHLLNSKELHPALRSPESEYKVLQRLMSALLATVLRQREAQCPVIRSISRELLTCLVMQPVMNLASPGFINELIETLLLLLNDNDSKKWMGGDQSTNVASHHHGNSVANSGGHDNLTASSKHPPLYQGTEMTLAKMSDRGETSLQNNSVHQKSSQPKPADWAQMLEVATQRRTEILMPENLENMWAKGRNYKRKENKIVKTGSQDLHTKSSATDRSLLNRKMNQETLVSKHGKHEAAEVKSSLPSTHALTSDPLQSVASTNISESSQYPDKTSSFEGELRVDKMKGTKDLASDGYKSSLKRSSSASALAIHLNQEGSSIISEFFNPEFERREGFRGKSSSDMIVRKEGQLAPKLRCRVVGAYFEKIASTSFAVYSIAVTDAQNRTWFVKRRYRNFERLHRHLKDIPNYTLHLPPKRIFSSNTDDAFVHQRCVQLDKYLQDLLSIANVAEQHEVWDFFSVSSKNYSFGKSSSVMKTLAVNVDDAVDDIVRQFKGVSDGLRRKVGGSPSLLNEGPSTSLYLPWNADELDKSTTQQSATTSVLSSDTEDGDRNSNLGHDNFDREEVQDNALILKGYPSLVTDYTDESSNLAIDRQRDLSEEARISNDVPTTNSILTRDNLEDPVGVPPEWSPPNVSVPLLNLVDKIFQLKKRGWIRRQVFWMSKQILQLVMEDAIDDWLLMQIHWLRKEDTVAQGIRWLQDVLWPGGMFFTRVRLPQITNGGSDEKPSQTISGSGGRNITKHESGSFEEQLEAARRESDIKKLLFDGAPTTLVSLIGHNQYRRCARDIYYFSQSPVCMKQLAYAILELLLVSIFPEMRNVVLSVHENMNVHQAP; this is encoded by the exons ATGAAGAAGAAACCCATGGAGAGTGTGAATGATCTGATCCAAGAGTTTAAGCTCCGCACTCTTTGGTGGGCTCTCTCTATTTTCGCCGTTTCTTATTTCCTCACTC ATACAAGTAAATCGATGTGGATGAATGTGCCGATGTCAATTCTATTTGTTTGTGCTCTGCGCATTATTGTAAATAATGTGGAATTTCGTTGGAAGGTTAAACAACCTAGATCACATACATATTTATCACATTTGGAGAAAAAACAGTTGTCTTTGAATGATCCGCGTCTCTCTAGTGTACCTCCCCCGGTAAAGTGGAAGAGGAAAATTGATTCTCCTGTTGTGGAGGATGCAATGGCTGATTTCATTGATAAGATTTTGAAGGATTTCGTGGTTGATTTGTGGTACTCGGAGATTACTCCGGATAGGGAGTTTCCTGATCAGATACGCGCTATAATCATGGATGTTCTTGCTGAAATATCAGCAAGGGTTAAAGAGATAAATCTTGTCGACTTGTTGACAAG GGATTTAGTTGATTTAGTAGGCGATCACTTGGAACTTTTTAGAAGAAATCAAGCGGCTATAGGTGTCGACGTTATGAAAACATTATCTACAGAGGAGAGGGATGACAGATTGAAATTCCATTTGTTGAACTCTAAGGAGCTTCATCCAGCACTAAGATCTCCCGAGAGTGAGTACAAG GTTCTTCAGCGGCTAATGAGTGCACTTTTAGCTACAGTACTAAGACAACGTGAAGCACAGTGTCCCGTGATTCGCTCAATATCTCGGGAACTTTTGACTTGCTTGGTGATGCAACCTGTTATGAATTTGGCAAGCCCTGG GTTTATAAACGAGCTGATTGAAACACTTCTACTTCTCCTTAACGACAACGATAGTAAAAAGTGGATGGGTGGCGATCAGTCAACTAATGTAGCAAGTCATCATCATGGTAACTCTGTTGCTAATAGCGGCGGACATGACAATCTCACAGCCTCTAGTAAGCATCCACCTTTATACCAAGGAACTGAGATGACATTGGCTAAAATGAGCGACCGGGGAGAGACATCCTTACAAAATAATTCAGTCCATCAAAAATCTTCACAGCCCAAGCCTGCTGATTGGGCACAAATGTTGGAGGTTGCAACTCAGAGGAGAACTGAAATTCTTATGCCCGAGAATCTTGAGAACATGTGGGCAAAAGGAAGAAATTACAAAAGGAAAGAGAACAAAATTGTCAAAACTGGATCTCAGGATCTTCACACCAAGAGTTCTGCTACTGACCGTTCATTGCTGAATAGAAAAATGAACCAGGAAACGTTAGTGAGTAAACATGGAAAGCATGAAGCTGCTGAAGTGAAGTCTTCTCTACCTTCAACGCATGCCTTGACTTCGGATCCCCTACAAAGTGTTGCATCTACAAATATTTCAGAATCTTCGCAATACCCAGACAAGACGTCATCGTTCGAGGGAGAGCTTAGAGTTGATAAAATGAAGGGCACAAAggatcttgcttctgatgggtATAAAAGTTCGTTAAAGAGGTCTAGCAGTGCTTCTGCCTTGGCAATCCACCTTAATCAAGAAGGTAGCTCCATTATTTCAGAGTTTTTCAACCCGGAATTTGAGAGGCGCGAAGGATTTCGGGGAAAGAGTTCTTCTGACATGATAGTTAGGAAAGAGGGGCAATTAGCTCCAAAGCTCCGGTGCCGG GTTGTGGGAgcatattttgagaaaattgcTTCCACGTCTTTTGCTGTCTACTCAATTGCAGTGACTGATGCACAGAATAGAACTTGGTTTGTAAAAAGAAG ATACAGGAATTTTGAGCGATTGCATCGACATCTTAAAGATATTCCAAATTACACATTGCATTTGCCTCCTAAAAGGATATTTTCCTCGAACACTGATGATGCCTTTGTACATCAACGCTGCGTTCAGCTTGATAAATATCTCCAG GATCTCCTGTCAATAGCTAATGTTGCTGAACAACATGAAGTATGGGACTTTTTTAGCGTTTCCTCAAAG AACTACTCTTTTGGGAAATCTTCTTCGGTGATGAAGACCTTGGCAG TAAATGTAGATGATGCTGTGGATGATATTGTACGCCAGTTCAAGGGGGTTTCAGATGGTTTAAGGCGAAAAGTTGGTGGATCACCATCCCTCCTCAATGAGGGACCTTCCACATCATTGTACTTGCCTTGGAATGCAGATGAATTGGATAAAAGTACCACACAGCAAAGTGCTACAACAAGTGTGTTAAGTTCTGATACTGAGGACGGTGATAGGAACAGTAATCTAGGCCATGATAATTTTGATAGAGAAGAAGTACAAGATAATGCATTGATTTTGAAAGGTTACCCATCACTGGTAACAGACTATACTGACGAGTCCAGCAACTTGGCTATTGATAGACAGCGTGATCTGTCGGAGGAAGCTAGGATTAGCAATGACGTTCCAACTACAAATTCCATTCTTACTCGCGATAATTTGGAGGATCCTGTTGGAGTGCCACCTGAG TGGTCCCCACCTAATGTTAGTGTCCCTCTTTTGAATTTGGTTGACAAGATATTTCAGCTTAAGAAAAGAGGTTGGATAAG GAGACAGGTGTTTTGGATGTCAAAACAGATATTACAGCTGGTGATGGAAGACGCTATTGATGATTGGCTCCTGATGCAGATTCACTGGCTTCGGAAAGAGGACACTGTTGCACAAGGGATTCGGTGGCTCCAAGAT GTCCTCTGGCCTGGTGGTATGTTCTTTACAAGAGTAAGATTACCCCAAATAACAAATGGTGGCAGTGATGAAAAGCCTTCTCAAACAATAAGTGGATCTGGGGGGCGCAACATCACAAAACACGAATCTGGCTCTTTTGAGGAACAGCTTGAAGCTGCTCGTAGAGAAAGTGACATCAAGAAACTGCTCTTtg